The window ccaacaaaaaaaaatcaattgtaATCTGAATCACAAAATGAAATGGTTATAAACGCAACATTGTCTGTGACCGAATAAAACCGCATTTGGTTTCGGTTGAATATTAGTTCGTTTGATTGAACTTACTTGTTTTCCTTCAGACAGCATCTCTCTCATTTGCATGCAACGTTACCACTTACTAGTCAAAAgccatgtaatttttttttccttcacaTTTATAAAATATGGTTTATGGAGTATATAATCTAATGGCCCATAGTGAGTGATGATCTTTGTTTTGTAACCTCCTTAAAATAGccacgataaaaaaaaaagagacgaAAAAGTCTTGATGTAGTGTAAGCCACAAACTACTACTTAACCAACAAATATGGATtagcaagagaaaaaaaatataagagagATCTGATCATTTCAAAATAACAAATCGGAACATCAAAAAACAGAAGAAGAGAGAATGGCATCAACGGAGCAAAAGGAGGTAGAAGAAAATGGGTCGATGATTTCAGGTTTGTTGGACAAAGCCAAAGGTTTCTTTGCAGAGAAGCTAGCGAATGTTCCGACGCCTGAAGCCGCCGTGGACAACGTCGATTTCAAAGGCGTGACACGTCAAGGTGTAGACTATCACGCCAAGGTCTCCGTCAAGAATCCTTACTCTCAGACGATCCCTATTTGCCAGATCTCTTACGTCCTCAAGAGCGCCACAAGGTATTCCTCTTCTGacctttttctctctcttttttttgttacaatcATTTATGAACCGTTTGATATCATGATCTAGCGTAATACGTAccaattcatatatataatagtttagTTATCCAAGTGCATGTGCATCTAttcattgatgatatcaaaCATATATGGATATTGAATTGAGTCCATAACGTTTATACCTTAGTATCTTACACATGTAAACATAATACTAATATACCGCATGTTCTCGAAAATATCGTCTCAAGTTTGTATATTACATAATAAATAGCTTAGATTGTAACATGAACATACCAGTAATTTGTTGTGGGACGTTACGCACGCGTCATGTGTAGGTTCATCatgctaattaataatttttgtgGTTGGGTAGGACGATAGCGTCGGGTACAATACCGGACCCGGGTTCGTTGGTTGGGAACAAGACAACGGTTTTGGACGTACCGGTTAAGGTGGCCTATAGCATAGCGGTTAGTCTGATGAAGGACATTGGCTCGGACTGGGACATTGACTATCAACTTGACATTGGACTAACCTTCGATATTCCTGTTGTTGGTGACATTACCATTCCTGTCTCTACTCAGGGTGAGATCAAGCTCCCTTCCCTTCGCGACttcttttaatttaaactatGGTCAGTCGTGATTATAATctaattttcaataaaatacGATCCACAACACATAGGCGATCATATCGGTGATTATCAGTTCTgcatttctttttaattatttttgttgattTTGTTATTGGATTATTAAGGATATTTGTTGACTATGTATGTTTGCATGGTAATTAGTCCCATGCATAGAATAAAACTACAAATGCAGTTATACCTTAATACCTGACTTTGAAGATCGAGATCAGTTCGAATATCGAcaattgaaaaacaaaattactaAGGATTACTGTTAAATGTAAACTTTGGTTGATGGTCTATGAttatattaaagaaaaagatACTAAACGTAATAATTCTGGTTATAGAGAAAATATACTGCTTGGGCAGATAAAACTAAACCATTTCTTGAgcttcatttaaaaaaattcgaaGTTAGATTAATCGCTGATACTATTCCTTTTAGGAATTAATTGAGTTTGGACCTATataccgttttttttttggggtgcAAATACTTTTTTCTTTAAAGAAAAGAAGAGCAAATGACAAAGGAGAAACAGTGTATGAACCAAGTGGTGATAGCTTAAAGCATGTTTATTTAGCTTAAGTAGGTTGTTTAGgatattttgtaattaaaagaagggaaattgcaccctatatacatgaaaaaaaaacaaatacactaactaaccaaaatcccctccaaaaaaacaaatacactaactaaccaaaatccccccctctctcctactttctcttcctatctctctttactctctctcccaaaatctaatttttcatttcttttttgttatttgGTAAATAAGCccttaaaagaaaagaaaaaaagaaaaaaaaagaaggggtGTTGCTTAATTAAGCATTAGAAGGATTGTTActtcttttgctttttttttttttttttttttctatctctctctctctttctctttttgttcTCTCTGGCTCACTTAATTTTCTCTTCATTATGGTCTACTTGAGAGATCCTTAAAAGGTTTTAGCAATAATCATGTTTTTAATGACAATTTTTTGGGGTTTGGTTGTACCCACATcagttttggttttgattttcaTGAGAACTAAATTATCATCACTTAATCAGTCTAGACTTGGGTTTCGGTCTAAGTGATTTACATGGTGGATCGTAACAGATGATCGATTCACCCCTGACATTAGTCGGAATGTATCGAAATGCCGGCTTAtcaaacattttggtcattggTAGTTAAG of the Brassica rapa cultivar Chiifu-401-42 chromosome A03, CAAS_Brap_v3.01, whole genome shotgun sequence genome contains:
- the LOC103858205 gene encoding desiccation-related protein At2g46140, with the protein product MASTEQKEVEENGSMISGLLDKAKGFFAEKLANVPTPEAAVDNVDFKGVTRQGVDYHAKVSVKNPYSQTIPICQISYVLKSATRTIASGTIPDPGSLVGNKTTVLDVPVKVAYSIAVSLMKDIGSDWDIDYQLDIGLTFDIPVVGDITIPVSTQGEIKLPSLRDFF